A stretch of Pseudomonas sp. LS.1a DNA encodes these proteins:
- a CDS encoding NAD(P)/FAD-dependent oxidoreductase → MKMPERCEVAVIGAGAVGVATALWLRRQGYHVVLLERDAVAAGASYGNAGTFAPYGCMPIAQPGLLRDIPRLLFSADSPFVVRWSRLPRLMPWLVRFLNQCRPHHFQRNATALAQLLQHTYEGYAPLLDEAPVAEKHLRHKGCIYAYSSLDSLRGAEGGYALRDRFGIPQQRLSRDELEALEPALAGKTVGGILFPKSSHLDDPKRFFEDLAAPLLLDGTLCFSTVQRLVRRSNALQLDCADGHSLLAERVVLCGGAWSAALAQQLGDRIPLDTERGYHIEFDLEDTLLERPCCPVESAFYMTPMAGRLRVAGTVELGSINDPANPRRYEYLEQRVRRVLGLRQPVARRWLGFRPSLPDSLPVIGVSPNEPRLIHAFGHQHLGLTLAGVTGQLVSQLIEGTAPAWLDAFSSRRF, encoded by the coding sequence ATGAAGATGCCAGAGCGTTGTGAAGTCGCTGTAATCGGTGCCGGTGCGGTCGGCGTTGCCACTGCCTTGTGGCTGCGCCGGCAGGGTTACCATGTGGTGTTGCTGGAGCGCGATGCGGTCGCTGCAGGTGCCTCCTATGGCAATGCGGGCACATTCGCGCCCTATGGCTGCATGCCTATCGCACAACCTGGCCTGCTGCGCGACATACCGCGCCTGCTCTTCTCGGCGGACTCGCCCTTTGTGGTGCGGTGGTCTCGCCTGCCGCGTTTGATGCCCTGGCTTGTCCGCTTCCTGAATCAGTGCCGGCCTCATCATTTCCAGCGCAACGCGACGGCCCTTGCACAATTGCTGCAACACACCTACGAAGGGTATGCACCACTGCTGGATGAAGCGCCTGTGGCCGAAAAGCACTTGCGCCATAAAGGCTGCATCTATGCCTACTCCAGCCTGGACAGCCTGCGTGGCGCCGAAGGCGGTTATGCGCTGCGTGACCGCTTCGGCATACCTCAGCAGCGCTTGAGTCGCGACGAACTCGAAGCACTTGAGCCCGCACTTGCCGGCAAGACGGTAGGCGGCATCCTCTTCCCCAAATCCTCCCATCTGGATGATCCAAAACGCTTCTTCGAGGACTTGGCTGCGCCACTGCTGCTCGATGGCACCCTGTGTTTCAGCACCGTGCAGCGCCTTGTTCGGCGCAGCAATGCACTGCAACTGGACTGCGCCGATGGCCACAGCCTGCTCGCCGAACGCGTGGTGCTGTGCGGTGGAGCCTGGTCTGCCGCCCTCGCGCAGCAACTGGGCGATCGCATCCCGCTGGATACCGAGCGTGGCTACCATATCGAGTTCGACCTGGAGGATACCTTGCTCGAACGCCCCTGCTGCCCGGTCGAAAGCGCCTTCTACATGACCCCCATGGCGGGTCGCCTGCGCGTGGCCGGCACCGTGGAGCTGGGTTCGATCAATGACCCGGCCAACCCCAGGCGCTACGAGTACCTGGAGCAACGGGTACGGCGCGTGCTTGGCCTTCGCCAGCCAGTGGCGAGGCGCTGGCTGGGCTTTCGCCCGTCGCTGCCGGACTCGCTACCGGTCATTGGCGTCTCGCCGAACGAACCGCGCCTGATTCACGCCTTTGGTCATCAGCACCTTGGTTTGACACTGGCAGGGGTAACAGGGCAACTGGTAAGCCAACTCATCGAAGGAACAGCGCCTGCATGGCTAGACGCGTTTTCCTCACGCCGTTTCTGA
- a CDS encoding aminotransferase-like domain-containing protein, protein MSPFKELLAALKTDTLLQRDGAETLYAQLASSLAEAIRSGALRPGERLPPHRELAGELGINITTVTRAMAVLQEQGLVESRPGRGTQVAVPRQVQVQFQSAPSDAPGMIDLSVNRPATDAYTEALATLLPRLASDPRFVGMKEYHPSEGMPWAREAAATWLRALDVPAQASNVVITEGAQHGIACILRAMTVAGDTVLADSITYQGINALCRSLGLNLVGVEGDERGMNPQALGEAIATYAPRVLFLVPSIHNPTAITLDAHRRADLLEVLAPHDDLWLIEDDVYRPLLERRDETFMSRRPARTFYVTALSKCIAPGLRIGFVVAPPEQVQNIATTLRIDCWSISPLNALIATRLIEDRVSEALIAHQREELRERQALLAEHLKGLHYQASDVGTHAWLQLPEPWSASRFARLCREHGVGLLPGGAFSLRHDQSPNAVRINLSAAKSRAQLVQALDVIARFAQQGHLHMFDRV, encoded by the coding sequence ATGAGCCCATTCAAAGAGCTACTTGCTGCACTAAAGACGGATACGCTGCTGCAACGCGACGGCGCCGAGACACTCTACGCGCAACTGGCCTCCTCCCTTGCCGAAGCCATTCGCAGTGGCGCCTTGCGTCCGGGCGAACGGCTTCCACCCCATCGCGAGCTGGCCGGCGAACTGGGCATCAACATCACCACCGTGACCCGCGCCATGGCCGTGCTGCAGGAGCAAGGCCTGGTCGAGAGTCGCCCTGGCCGGGGCACCCAGGTTGCGGTGCCGCGCCAGGTACAGGTGCAGTTCCAGTCGGCGCCAAGCGATGCGCCCGGCATGATCGACCTCAGCGTCAACCGTCCCGCTACCGATGCCTACACCGAGGCTTTGGCCACCCTCCTGCCGCGCCTGGCCAGCGACCCACGCTTTGTCGGGATGAAGGAATATCACCCTTCCGAAGGCATGCCCTGGGCGCGAGAAGCCGCGGCGACCTGGTTGCGTGCACTGGATGTACCCGCCCAAGCGAGCAATGTGGTGATCACCGAAGGGGCCCAGCACGGCATCGCCTGCATCTTGCGCGCCATGACAGTGGCAGGTGACACCGTGCTGGCCGACAGCATTACCTATCAGGGCATCAACGCCCTGTGCCGGTCGTTGGGGCTGAACCTGGTTGGCGTAGAGGGGGATGAGCGGGGCATGAACCCTCAAGCCCTGGGCGAGGCTATCGCGACCTACGCACCACGGGTGCTGTTCCTCGTGCCGTCGATCCACAACCCGACCGCCATCACCCTCGACGCGCATCGTCGCGCGGACCTTCTTGAAGTACTTGCACCACACGACGACCTCTGGCTGATCGAGGACGATGTCTATCGCCCGTTGCTCGAGCGCAGGGACGAGACATTCATGTCGCGCCGCCCTGCGCGAACGTTCTATGTCACCGCCCTCTCCAAATGCATCGCACCGGGTCTGCGCATCGGCTTCGTCGTCGCGCCGCCCGAACAGGTACAGAACATCGCCACCACCTTGCGCATCGACTGCTGGAGCATTTCGCCGCTCAACGCGCTGATCGCGACACGCTTGATCGAGGATCGCGTCAGCGAGGCACTGATTGCCCATCAGCGCGAGGAGCTGCGCGAACGCCAGGCCTTGCTCGCAGAGCACCTCAAGGGCCTGCATTACCAGGCCAGCGATGTTGGCACACATGCCTGGCTGCAGCTGCCTGAACCTTGGAGCGCGTCACGTTTCGCCCGCCTTTGCCGGGAGCATGGCGTCGGGCTACTGCCCGGCGGGGCGTTCAGCTTGCGCCATGACCAGTCGCCCAATGCGGTGCGCATCAACCTTTCCGCGGCCAAGTCTCGCGCGCAGCTCGTCCAGGCCCTGGATGTCATTGCCCGTTTCGCGCAGCAAGGCCATTTGCATATGTTCGACAGGGTCTGA
- a CDS encoding amino acid permease, which produces MSNSLKLDEPRERRLSGALRQRHITMISLGGIIGAGLFVGSSATIGAIGPAAFLSYLAAGIVVMLVMRMLGEMAVAIPGVGSFTEYARLGLGNWVGFTSGWLYWYFWVIVVAVEAVVGADILKQWIPLPAWAIGLSLLAIMTAINCLSVKSYGEFEYWFASLKVFAIIVFIGLGCAYLFGWAPSTGALLDNLVNDRGFMPNGISAVLAGVPTVIFAVGGAEIATIAAAESDDPSKSVAAMTRSVIFRVITFYVVSILLIVCIVPWGSIEAGHSPFVTAMEVMHVPGATLIMEAVVLVAVLSALNSGLYVSSRILFGLSERGDAPAALSQLTGRRVPRLAVLLSSVIGYIAIAAAIASPQGVFLFLVNASGAIMLFVYLAIAIAQVRLRRQLEREAPQRLTLRMWLFPGLSYAVIAAIVGVLVAMAFQEGLRTQLLASLVSLAVVSAAHLLVRKRRLHAGPRDTRIA; this is translated from the coding sequence ATGAGCAATTCGCTGAAGCTGGATGAACCGCGTGAGCGCCGGCTGAGCGGCGCCTTGCGCCAGCGGCACATCACCATGATTTCGCTGGGCGGCATCATTGGTGCCGGCCTGTTCGTTGGCAGCAGTGCAACCATTGGCGCGATCGGCCCCGCAGCGTTCCTCAGTTATCTTGCCGCCGGCATCGTGGTGATGCTGGTCATGCGCATGCTCGGTGAAATGGCGGTGGCGATACCGGGCGTTGGATCGTTTACCGAATACGCGCGACTGGGGCTGGGCAATTGGGTCGGTTTCACCAGTGGCTGGTTGTACTGGTACTTCTGGGTCATTGTCGTGGCGGTGGAGGCGGTGGTCGGAGCCGACATATTGAAGCAATGGATCCCGCTGCCGGCCTGGGCCATCGGCCTGAGCCTGCTGGCAATCATGACCGCCATCAATTGTCTGTCGGTGAAGTCCTATGGCGAGTTCGAGTACTGGTTCGCATCACTCAAGGTGTTCGCCATCATCGTGTTCATTGGCCTGGGTTGTGCCTATCTGTTCGGATGGGCGCCTAGCACCGGCGCCTTGCTGGACAACCTGGTCAACGACCGCGGCTTCATGCCTAACGGCATCAGCGCCGTCCTCGCCGGCGTGCCAACAGTGATCTTCGCGGTGGGCGGCGCAGAAATCGCTACCATCGCTGCAGCCGAATCGGATGACCCTTCCAAGAGTGTCGCTGCGATGACCCGCTCGGTGATCTTTCGGGTGATCACGTTCTACGTCGTCTCTATTCTGCTGATCGTCTGCATCGTGCCCTGGGGCAGTATCGAGGCAGGGCATTCACCCTTCGTCACCGCCATGGAGGTCATGCATGTACCGGGTGCGACGCTGATCATGGAAGCCGTGGTTCTGGTCGCCGTGCTGTCGGCGCTGAACTCCGGGTTGTACGTGTCTTCGCGCATTCTGTTCGGTCTCAGCGAGCGTGGCGATGCGCCGGCTGCATTGTCGCAACTGACCGGGCGCCGGGTACCGCGCTTGGCGGTATTGCTGAGCAGTGTGATTGGCTACATTGCCATTGCCGCAGCGATCGCGTCACCGCAAGGTGTTTTCCTTTTCCTGGTGAACGCCTCGGGCGCCATCATGCTGTTTGTCTACCTGGCCATCGCGATCGCTCAAGTGCGGCTGCGCCGTCAACTGGAGCGCGAAGCGCCACAGCGCCTGACGCTGCGCATGTGGCTGTTCCCGGGCTTGTCCTACGCGGTTATCGCCGCCATCGTCGGGGTGCTGGTGGCCATGGCGTTCCAGGAAGGGCTGCGCACGCAATTGCTTGCCAGCCTGGTCAGCCTGGCGGTGGTTTCGGCGGCGCATTTGTTGGTGCGCAAGCGCCGGTTGCACGCCGGGCCGCGTGATACGCGCATTGCATAA
- a CDS encoding cupin domain-containing protein: MNKKLTVFRELDIQPVRDLPFFEEVVEGTPHTLTSKYYHDEQQGRISGEWEASTGAWRIDYKVWEFCHVLSGCCVIELEGCAPITLAAGDTFIIEPGAKGKWTVLEDMKKNFVILLPAN, encoded by the coding sequence ATGAACAAGAAACTGACCGTGTTCCGCGAACTGGATATCCAACCGGTGCGCGACCTTCCCTTTTTTGAAGAAGTCGTGGAAGGCACCCCTCATACGCTGACGTCCAAGTACTATCACGATGAACAGCAAGGGCGCATTTCCGGAGAATGGGAAGCCAGCACCGGAGCTTGGCGCATCGACTACAAAGTCTGGGAGTTCTGCCATGTCCTGAGTGGGTGCTGCGTCATCGAGCTTGAAGGTTGCGCCCCCATCACACTGGCCGCTGGCGACACGTTCATTATCGAACCGGGCGCCAAGGGCAAATGGACCGTGCTGGAAGACATGAAAAAGAACTTCGTGATCCTCTTGCCCGCAAACTAG
- a CDS encoding GNAT family N-acetyltransferase — MPIDFRPAQASDAHDIARFFQLTSEGMADYIWSKLAAPGEALLSVGASRYAREQGDFSYKNCLMATFEGRVIGMMHSYALRETPDRPVETDPVLAPYSDMEIPDTLYISSLALDEAWRSQGLGAQFLRHAQQRAEDSGLDGLCLIDYAENHGARRFYERHGFQIVKTCQIVPHPMLGVTGEAYLMYRPTHNVLEKQP; from the coding sequence ATGCCTATCGACTTCAGACCCGCTCAAGCCTCGGACGCGCACGATATTGCACGCTTCTTTCAACTGACATCGGAGGGCATGGCCGATTACATATGGAGCAAGCTTGCCGCACCTGGAGAAGCATTGCTGAGTGTCGGTGCGTCTCGCTATGCCAGGGAACAGGGCGACTTTTCCTACAAGAACTGCCTGATGGCCACTTTCGAAGGGCGCGTCATCGGCATGATGCATAGCTATGCCTTGCGCGAGACCCCTGACAGGCCTGTCGAGACAGACCCGGTCCTCGCGCCTTATTCCGACATGGAAATACCCGACACCTTGTACATATCCAGCCTGGCCCTGGATGAGGCCTGGCGCAGCCAGGGGCTGGGCGCCCAGTTTCTTCGCCACGCCCAGCAGCGCGCTGAGGACTCTGGCCTGGATGGGCTATGCCTGATCGATTATGCAGAAAACCACGGTGCACGCCGCTTCTACGAACGTCACGGTTTTCAGATTGTTAAAACCTGCCAGATCGTTCCACACCCGATGCTGGGCGTAACCGGTGAAGCCTATTTGATGTATCGCCCTACCCACAACGTGCTCGAGAAACAACCATGA